A window from Ignavibacteria bacterium encodes these proteins:
- a CDS encoding ACT domain-containing protein: MNLSEAKIREITIDVIKELGEEAPPEKIRENVYRKVETLMSNGNFSQEPMDSGRVIITSYGINQPGVVSKISSVLSANDCDIQDITQKILQEFFTMIMIVDISNTKKSFKEISGLLEEVAAELNIKIFIQHEDVFRYMHRL, translated from the coding sequence TTGAACTTATCTGAAGCGAAGATCAGAGAAATAACCATCGATGTAATAAAAGAACTCGGCGAAGAAGCTCCTCCTGAAAAAATTCGAGAGAATGTTTACCGCAAGGTTGAAACTCTTATGAGTAATGGCAATTTTAGTCAAGAACCAATGGATTCCGGGCGAGTGATAATTACATCATATGGGATCAATCAGCCTGGCGTAGTTAGTAAAATTTCATCTGTACTTTCTGCGAACGATTGCGATATTCAGGATATTACGCAGAAGATATTACAAGAATTTTTCACAATGATCATGATTGTCGATATCTCGAATACTAAAAAATCATTTAAAGAAATTTCCGGTCTTTTGGAGGAAGTCGCGGCAGAATTGAATATTAAAATTTTCATTCAGCATGAAGATGTTTTTAGGTACATGCATCGGTTGTAA